A single window of Phycisphaerae bacterium DNA harbors:
- a CDS encoding aminopeptidase: MFDPRMTKLADVLVNYSCAVKAGETILIEAIDVPHEFTCELVRTARAAGAVPVVKLESNQIRRAMMLSGSREGWDIIADHEEALMKRMACYIGARGNPNVSELSDVPSDAQGLYEKSVWQRVHIQMRVKKTRWVVIRWPSPSMAQMAETSTEAFEDFYFNVCTMDYRKMSAAMKPLAERMMKTDVVRLVGPRDTDLTFSIKGIPAVPCDGQRNIPDGEVFTAPVRESINGVIHFNSPTLYRGETHNDVRLVFKNGKVIEATSTNTAKINEVLDADEGARYVGEFAIGFNPYCTKPMKDILFDEKIAGSIHLTPGNAYDEANNGNKSSIHWDLVLRQTPDVGGGAMYFDGVLVRKDGRFVSDELLPLNPENLK; this comes from the coding sequence ATGTTCGATCCCCGAATGACCAAGCTGGCCGATGTGCTCGTCAACTATTCCTGCGCCGTGAAGGCCGGGGAGACCATTCTCATCGAAGCGATAGATGTCCCGCATGAGTTCACCTGCGAATTGGTCCGCACCGCGCGGGCGGCGGGGGCCGTGCCAGTTGTCAAGCTCGAATCGAACCAGATTCGGCGGGCGATGATGCTGTCCGGCAGCCGCGAGGGCTGGGACATCATCGCCGACCACGAAGAGGCCTTGATGAAGCGGATGGCCTGCTACATCGGCGCGCGCGGCAATCCCAACGTCAGTGAACTGTCCGACGTCCCGTCCGACGCCCAGGGGCTGTATGAAAAGTCGGTCTGGCAGCGCGTCCACATCCAGATGCGCGTGAAGAAGACGCGCTGGGTGGTGATCCGCTGGCCCAGCCCGTCGATGGCCCAGATGGCGGAGACGTCCACCGAGGCGTTCGAGGATTTCTATTTCAATGTCTGCACCATGGACTATCGCAAGATGTCCGCGGCCATGAAGCCGCTGGCCGAGCGGATGATGAAGACCGACGTCGTGCGGCTCGTCGGGCCGCGCGACACGGACCTGACCTTCAGCATCAAGGGAATTCCGGCAGTCCCGTGCGACGGTCAGCGGAACATCCCCGACGGCGAGGTGTTCACGGCGCCGGTGCGGGAGTCGATTAACGGGGTCATACACTTCAATTCACCAACGCTCTATCGCGGGGAGACGCACAACGACGTGCGGCTGGTTTTCAAGAATGGGAAGGTGATCGAGGCGACGAGCACCAACACGGCCAAAATCAATGAGGTGCTGGATGCGGACGAGGGGGCGCGTTACGTCGGCGAGTTCGCCATCGGCTTCAATCCCTATTGCACCAAGCCGATGAAGGACATTCTCTTCGACGAGAAGATCGCCGGCTCGATCCACCTGACGCCCGGCAACGCCTACGACGAGGCCAACAACGGCAACAAGAGCAGCATCCACTGGGACCTGGTGCTGCGGCAAACGCCGGATGTCGGCGGCGGGGCCATGTACTTTGACGGCGTGCTCGTACGCAAGGATGGCCGATTCGTGTCGGACGAACTCCTGCCGCTCAATCCCGAGAATCTCAAATAG